The following are encoded in a window of Providencia rettgeri genomic DNA:
- a CDS encoding DUF3596 domain-containing protein → MGAKKQTGYALPRGVTVRNNKTSQTIVITFTYRGALCREPLSRLTVDNKNIKYAERLLAEIQNNIEKGTFNYSKYFPNSKKLILFGVNNREKRVIDYLEEYLVICETRNLSPSTIGGYKKCKSALSDLHQLHVSSLTPAILKNWIQKQTTVLKTIRNQLSFLRSSLDEAITDGIVSINPVSLVSASRYQSNNSNNESSYIVDPLSPKEVSALLAAARYEQWRNLFQFAINTGLRSSELCALRWSDIDFIENTAHVQSASVVGVIKKTKTKAGTRKVELNNEAMNALNEQKQFTFLKDGVIFEDPKTNRAWAGADAIRKKAWVPTLKKAGIRYRNPYQTRHTFATRHISQGANLFWLAGQMGHKGPEMLFRHYGGYLKEYDGSVVNKISDLFSN, encoded by the coding sequence GTGGGCGCGAAAAAACAAACAGGCTACGCACTACCAAGAGGGGTAACGGTTCGTAACAACAAAACCAGCCAAACTATTGTTATCACGTTTACTTATAGAGGGGCGCTCTGTAGAGAGCCCCTCTCTAGACTAACCGTCGATAATAAAAATATTAAATACGCTGAAAGGCTACTCGCTGAAATTCAAAATAACATTGAAAAAGGTACTTTTAATTACTCTAAATATTTTCCTAACTCTAAAAAATTAATACTTTTTGGCGTTAATAATCGCGAAAAAAGAGTGATTGATTATTTGGAGGAATATTTAGTTATTTGCGAAACTCGAAATTTATCTCCCTCTACGATTGGCGGTTATAAAAAATGCAAAAGCGCCCTGTCTGATTTGCACCAATTACATGTTTCATCACTAACACCCGCAATCCTAAAAAACTGGATACAAAAGCAAACGACAGTATTAAAAACCATCCGTAACCAGCTTTCGTTTTTGCGTAGCTCGCTAGATGAAGCCATTACCGATGGGATAGTATCAATCAACCCAGTAAGCCTTGTATCCGCTTCAAGATATCAATCAAATAACAGTAACAATGAAAGCAGTTATATTGTTGACCCATTGTCACCTAAAGAAGTCTCTGCCCTACTCGCTGCGGCAAGATATGAGCAATGGAGAAACTTATTTCAGTTTGCCATTAATACAGGGTTAAGAAGCTCTGAATTATGTGCATTGAGATGGAGTGATATAGATTTCATAGAAAATACTGCACACGTGCAATCCGCCAGCGTCGTCGGCGTTATTAAGAAAACAAAAACTAAAGCTGGTACCAGAAAAGTTGAATTGAATAATGAAGCTATGAATGCCCTGAATGAGCAGAAACAATTCACGTTCTTGAAAGATGGTGTGATTTTTGAAGACCCAAAAACAAATAGAGCCTGGGCAGGTGCTGATGCAATCAGAAAGAAAGCATGGGTGCCAACGCTGAAAAAAGCGGGTATTCGATATCGTAATCCTTATCAAACAAGACATACCTTTGCTACGAGGCATATCAGCCAAGGGGCTAATCTGTTTTGGCTAGCAGGACAAATGGGACATAAAGGACCTGAGATGCTGTTTAGGCACTATGGGGGATATCTTAAGGAGTATGATGGGAGTGTAGTAAATAAAATTTCAGATTTATTTTCAAACTGA
- a CDS encoding YdaS family helix-turn-helix protein, whose translation MTPLVKSKINNLANQSEIARRLGTKPQTVNLWFKNGVPAQKVLSLCECLGWDITPHEVAPDIYPNPYDGLPNEPSVLQLSD comes from the coding sequence ATGACACCACTTGTAAAAAGTAAAATTAATAACCTAGCTAATCAGTCAGAGATAGCGAGACGATTAGGAACAAAACCACAAACGGTTAATTTATGGTTTAAAAATGGAGTCCCAGCACAAAAGGTTTTGAGTTTATGTGAATGCCTTGGATGGGATATAACTCCCCATGAAGTTGCACCAGATATTTACCCAAACCCTTACGACGGCTTACCCAATGAGCCATCAGTATTACAGCTATCAGATTAA
- a CDS encoding siphovirus Gp157 family protein: MTKTTAIAMAADYSKLQQLVETGEFTAEDVADTLEGIECELGDKLDAIMLHARNLEGQAKTLDEESKRLADRKKSFENQVKNLKKYALDCLLTSGKDKLKTTKNTFTARAGVVRVIIDNEAALPDELVDVQTITAPDKKRIKEAIENGIEIPGAHLEVGDRSLMVR; the protein is encoded by the coding sequence ATGACCAAGACAACTGCTATTGCAATGGCTGCTGACTACAGCAAATTACAACAACTCGTCGAAACAGGTGAATTCACCGCAGAAGATGTCGCCGATACCTTAGAGGGCATCGAGTGTGAATTAGGCGACAAACTGGATGCAATTATGCTTCATGCCCGTAATTTAGAGGGGCAAGCCAAAACACTGGATGAAGAATCAAAACGTTTGGCTGATCGTAAAAAATCATTCGAAAACCAAGTTAAGAACTTGAAAAAATATGCATTGGATTGCTTGTTAACATCAGGCAAAGACAAGTTAAAAACCACTAAAAACACCTTTACAGCTCGTGCCGGTGTTGTGCGCGTCATCATCGATAACGAGGCAGCTTTGCCCGATGAATTGGTCGATGTTCAGACCATTACAGCCCCTGATAAAAAACGCATTAAAGAAGCAATTGAAAATGGTATTGAAATACCTGGTGCTCACTTAGAAGTTGGTGACCGTTCATTAATGGTTCGTTGA
- a CDS encoding replication protein P, which produces MKSLLSAIETRDSKQLSSLIQPINKPAGINEHAEKLVDMLFDNLVQIFPAAKHTVFSNQDDISATKRQWVLAFIENGITSIEQLKAGMSVARQQESDFFPSCGKFISWCREGMMQAMGLPSVCEVMAEMKRYSNMEWRYPSVEAFPWKSAVMYWIVPEARRRMTQYNLSDKEIRESIKKQLIAYYNQIQEGKPIPPIKPLIGQTKRGISTSELIDKEGKYRLIGQQALKEIRAKILYRDR; this is translated from the coding sequence ATGAAAAGTCTCCTATCAGCAATTGAAACCAGAGATAGCAAACAATTATCGAGCCTAATTCAGCCAATCAATAAACCTGCTGGAATCAATGAGCATGCGGAAAAGTTGGTTGATATGCTGTTTGATAACTTAGTGCAAATTTTCCCAGCAGCAAAGCATACTGTATTTTCAAATCAAGATGATATTTCAGCAACTAAACGACAATGGGTGCTGGCATTTATCGAAAATGGCATAACATCCATTGAGCAATTGAAAGCTGGAATGAGTGTGGCTAGGCAGCAAGAGTCTGATTTTTTTCCCTCTTGTGGAAAATTCATCAGTTGGTGCCGCGAGGGGATGATGCAAGCTATGGGCCTACCTTCAGTTTGTGAGGTCATGGCTGAAATGAAGCGCTATAGCAACATGGAGTGGCGATATCCATCCGTTGAGGCATTCCCTTGGAAATCAGCGGTGATGTATTGGATTGTGCCAGAAGCAAGGCGACGAATGACGCAGTATAATTTGTCCGATAAAGAGATCAGGGAATCTATCAAAAAGCAGTTGATAGCCTATTACAACCAGATACAGGAAGGTAAGCCAATCCCACCAATCAAGCCTTTAATAGGCCAAACTAAAAGAGGGATTTCTACATCAGAGTTAATTGATAAAGAGGGTAAATATCGACTGATAGGGCAGCAAGCATTAAAGGAAATTAGGGCTAAAATTTTATATCGGGATAGATGA
- a CDS encoding DNA/RNA helicase domain-containing protein: MKHINLISLTQAANTLSEDYFSRYYQYHGIGIKPDEVEVLKDFVIKLDNNCTDKRIFSHFFVGYSIPQISKEFDLLRIGDNYIINIELKRECTEEKIKKQLIQNRYYLKFLNEKVFNFTYVSSTDSLFLLTDNDLILVEPLVLQDILANQNPHNLENINSLFNPSNYLVSPFNSTDKFLAGQYFLTGQQSDIKRVVIARTNTPSGNHFTAVIGSAGTGKTLLVYDIANDLQSDNKRILIIHCGNLNLGQDILNEQGWNILPIRQIGNIDVNDYDIIVIDEVQRMRPHQFDSFIKNILQSNCKCIFSFDKLQTLDNSETLNNTAGKIETLPAISIFRLTNKIRTNKEVASFIRGFFNNNKNDFVLNCGNVSFEYYSNLDYLKLAIKYLKLEGWEVLQLTPNRYGIATHENYLDHYNKKSHSVIGQEFDKVGVIIDTFFYYAPNGDLSYSGRSYYSAVKMLFQNMTRTRNQLKIIILNNPTILERCLTLLNPPKFQQTD, from the coding sequence ATGAAACATATTAACTTAATTTCACTCACCCAAGCAGCAAATACATTAAGTGAAGACTATTTCTCGCGTTATTATCAATATCATGGAATCGGCATTAAACCTGATGAAGTCGAAGTATTAAAAGACTTTGTTATTAAACTAGATAATAACTGCACTGATAAACGGATATTTAGTCATTTTTTTGTTGGTTATAGCATTCCTCAGATTAGTAAAGAATTTGACTTACTCCGAATTGGTGATAATTACATTATTAATATAGAATTAAAGCGTGAGTGTACCGAAGAAAAAATAAAAAAACAATTAATCCAAAATCGTTATTATTTAAAGTTCCTCAATGAGAAAGTCTTTAACTTCACTTATGTATCATCTACAGATTCGTTATTTTTATTAACGGATAACGATTTAATTTTAGTAGAACCTTTAGTTTTGCAGGATATATTAGCAAACCAAAATCCCCATAACCTTGAAAATATAAATTCATTATTTAACCCATCAAATTATCTGGTTTCTCCCTTTAACTCAACCGATAAGTTTTTAGCCGGTCAGTATTTTTTAACAGGGCAACAAAGTGATATCAAACGGGTTGTGATTGCCAGAACAAATACCCCTTCAGGAAATCATTTTACTGCAGTCATTGGGAGTGCTGGTACAGGAAAAACCCTATTAGTTTATGACATTGCTAATGATTTACAATCAGATAACAAACGAATACTAATTATTCATTGTGGGAACTTGAATCTAGGACAAGATATTCTAAATGAACAAGGCTGGAATATTCTACCGATAAGACAGATTGGGAATATCGATGTCAATGATTACGATATCATTGTCATTGATGAAGTTCAACGAATGCGTCCTCATCAATTTGATTCTTTTATTAAGAACATATTACAATCAAACTGTAAATGCATTTTTTCATTTGATAAATTACAAACATTAGATAATTCAGAGACACTCAATAACACTGCAGGTAAAATAGAGACTTTGCCGGCTATTAGTATTTTTCGGTTAACCAATAAAATCAGGACAAATAAAGAAGTCGCCTCATTTATTCGAGGTTTTTTTAATAACAATAAAAATGACTTCGTTTTAAATTGTGGTAATGTGAGCTTTGAATATTATAGCAATCTAGATTATCTTAAATTGGCAATAAAATATCTAAAGCTGGAAGGATGGGAAGTATTACAATTAACACCGAATAGATATGGTATAGCTACACATGAGAACTATTTAGACCACTACAATAAAAAATCTCATAGTGTTATAGGCCAAGAGTTTGATAAAGTTGGTGTCATCATTGATACATTTTTTTATTATGCACCAAATGGCGATTTATCCTATTCAGGCCGTTCTTATTACAGTGCAGTAAAAATGCTATTCCAAAACATGACCCGCACGCGTAATCAACTCAAAATTATTATTCTTAATAATCCCACTATCCTCGAACGCTGCTTAACACTATTAAATCCCCCCAAATTCCAGCAAACGGATTGA
- a CDS encoding S24 family peptidase: protein MKKNPNEISASRINQALTERGWSQSELARRIGVSPQSVQFWVSGKTAPRGNNLASLSSITGYPEHWFFMDDAAAESTEKPVFTRISADSYLVEHLDIEASAGPGIITKGEFTETIRSIEYSTDEALKLFGNRPSSNIKMITVAGDSMHDTISPGDQVFIDIHINYFDGDGVYVFVFGQTLHIKRLQMIKNELTVISDNTKYRDWHIAKEDEEQFHIAGKVLLSQTKTYKRYA from the coding sequence ATGAAAAAGAATCCGAATGAAATTTCAGCCTCTAGAATCAACCAAGCCTTAACTGAGCGGGGTTGGTCACAATCTGAGCTTGCTCGGCGTATTGGTGTTAGCCCTCAATCTGTACAATTTTGGGTAAGTGGAAAAACAGCACCTCGAGGTAATAATTTAGCATCACTGTCTTCAATTACGGGCTATCCAGAACATTGGTTTTTTATGGATGATGCTGCAGCTGAATCAACAGAAAAACCAGTTTTTACTAGGATTTCGGCCGACTCTTATCTTGTTGAACATCTTGATATTGAGGCAAGTGCAGGACCAGGTATTATCACTAAAGGTGAATTTACTGAAACCATCCGTTCTATCGAATACTCTACAGATGAAGCCCTAAAGTTATTTGGTAATCGACCTAGTTCTAATATAAAAATGATCACCGTTGCTGGTGATAGCATGCATGATACTATCAGCCCTGGTGACCAAGTATTCATTGATATCCATATAAACTATTTTGATGGTGATGGCGTTTATGTATTTGTGTTTGGCCAGACACTGCATATCAAGCGATTACAAATGATTAAAAATGAATTAACTGTCATATCAGATAACACAAAATACCGTGATTGGCATATTGCCAAGGAAGATGAAGAACAGTTTCATATCGCAGGCAAAGTCCTTCTTAGTCAAACAAAAACCTACAAGCGTTACGCATAA
- a CDS encoding toxin YdaT family protein yields the protein MSFDIDIVRSEIESWATEHGQEHVAIEISRAYLQITRDKSQSRLHMIEDERGQADWKAINNNRQQIFRWLRGDSNASMKKLAELMPAIEMALPASRLARVRGDTKNYLASVAIQRFAEAMTEILLEGRDMSHRINNAVNALNAISRPTSVH from the coding sequence ATGAGTTTTGATATCGATATTGTCCGCTCCGAAATTGAGAGCTGGGCTACAGAACACGGTCAAGAGCACGTAGCGATTGAGATAAGCCGTGCGTATTTGCAGATCACGCGAGACAAATCACAGAGCCGCTTACATATGATTGAAGATGAACGAGGGCAAGCGGATTGGAAAGCGATTAATAACAACCGACAGCAGATATTTCGCTGGTTACGAGGTGATTCGAACGCATCAATGAAGAAATTAGCAGAGCTGATGCCAGCGATAGAAATGGCGTTGCCGGCTTCGAGGTTAGCTCGAGTACGTGGCGATACTAAAAACTATTTAGCATCAGTGGCCATACAGCGATTTGCAGAAGCTATGACCGAAATTTTATTAGAGGGGCGTGACATGTCACACCGAATAAATAATGCCGTTAACGCACTCAATGCAATATCACGCCCGACCAGCGTGCACTAA
- a CDS encoding ABC-three component system middle component 5, translating into MLIYHPAFDAYHCLFRMIALIDHLNTAEVDKVRILDFYMIFPAMIANIRMPPTQSGAKSLARKYKNEYRDPINSLSTFRDMHQIQMSALKCLAATGLIDLSKLEYGVITRTTTEIPNDLLITMQSFLNDKADISDFIINELSQFDLTGKDGLKDRTQLMEYRYDFS; encoded by the coding sequence ATGTTAATTTATCATCCTGCGTTTGACGCATACCATTGTCTTTTCCGAATGATTGCATTGATTGATCATCTAAATACTGCAGAAGTTGATAAAGTAAGAATACTTGATTTTTATATGATTTTTCCAGCTATGATAGCCAATATAAGAATGCCACCCACACAAAGTGGAGCGAAATCTTTGGCCAGAAAATATAAAAATGAGTATAGGGATCCTATTAACTCACTTTCTACCTTTAGAGATATGCATCAAATACAAATGTCAGCTTTGAAATGTCTTGCTGCAACAGGTCTGATAGATTTATCTAAGTTAGAATATGGAGTTATAACAAGAACTACTACAGAGATTCCTAATGATTTATTAATCACCATGCAAAGTTTTCTCAATGATAAGGCTGATATAAGCGATTTTATAATTAATGAACTTTCTCAGTTTGATTTGACAGGTAAAGATGGGTTAAAGGACCGGACTCAATTAATGGAGTATAGATATGACTTTTCTTAG
- a CDS encoding AAA family ATPase yields the protein MTFLSPTFWVSEIRVFQHGHQAFGCKFHKGVNVIRGRNSSGKTTIMDLLAYSLGAENLPWKPEAKICTETLTEVYLNGLPVCLKRELSPPEIQKPISFYSGTIEAALKSAPNEWMRHPFKRSEKVLSFSQVIFDALDMPLAQGDGASILTMHQILRVLYADQPSLHSPIFREDSFDKALTRKTVGDYLCGIYDDSLYSSQVRLRQVEIDLSKSISELKSIFKILGRSGQSENIHFINERIEALNTKKSELLKSLDDIRLERTETNTDLPDDKAKTRAIRQSLNKAKSLELKNRDEIDKLSFVIADIEMFITELEARLQNLNESAKTREYFNDIQFQFCPGCLSEIKSVENTNCCNLCKAELIEGENAPQLLRMRNEIQVQLNESKYILDHKNDELKKHKKESPRLRKDVKRLEDEYSSISQNWQTAYEIEVEKISRELGAVEAAIDQAYEHQKLNTVILELEKSRSDLESEKERLISYIESLELKEDSLKLDVAKLIESNTIRLLRLDLPLQAEFIDAKQVKFSFEDNSVSVNGSKNFSESSAVILRHVFHLALLSASMNKEYMRLPRFMMLDGIDDGGMEKGRSHNLQKIIVEETANYQHDFQLIFATSEINPEYEDTNLTVGRYYNPEARSLELSLVGIEPSLLDTDSA from the coding sequence ATGACTTTTCTTAGTCCAACATTTTGGGTGAGTGAAATTCGTGTTTTTCAACATGGTCACCAAGCATTTGGTTGTAAGTTTCACAAAGGTGTTAACGTAATAAGAGGTCGCAATAGCTCAGGAAAAACAACAATAATGGATTTATTAGCTTACTCTTTGGGGGCTGAAAATCTCCCTTGGAAGCCTGAAGCTAAAATCTGTACTGAAACCCTCACTGAAGTTTATCTTAATGGCTTGCCTGTATGCTTAAAAAGAGAGTTAAGCCCGCCTGAAATTCAGAAACCTATTAGTTTTTATTCTGGAACTATTGAAGCAGCGCTTAAATCAGCTCCAAATGAATGGATGCGTCATCCTTTTAAGCGCTCGGAGAAAGTTTTAAGTTTTTCGCAAGTTATATTTGATGCGTTAGATATGCCATTAGCACAAGGTGATGGAGCATCAATTTTAACTATGCATCAAATCTTAAGAGTACTTTATGCTGATCAGCCATCATTGCATAGCCCGATTTTTCGTGAGGATAGCTTTGATAAAGCATTGACAAGAAAGACCGTTGGAGATTACTTATGCGGAATTTATGATGATAGTCTATATTCTTCACAGGTTAGGCTTCGACAAGTTGAGATAGACCTTAGCAAAAGTATCAGTGAATTAAAAAGTATTTTTAAAATACTTGGTCGCTCAGGTCAATCTGAAAATATTCACTTTATTAATGAACGTATTGAAGCGCTCAATACAAAAAAAAGTGAATTACTGAAAAGCCTTGACGACATAAGATTAGAACGCACCGAAACTAATACGGATTTACCAGACGATAAGGCGAAGACTAGAGCTATTAGACAGTCTCTGAACAAAGCTAAATCTTTAGAACTGAAAAATCGAGATGAAATAGATAAACTTTCTTTCGTAATAGCTGATATTGAAATGTTTATTACTGAGCTTGAAGCTAGATTACAGAATCTTAATGAGTCAGCTAAAACTAGGGAATATTTTAATGACATACAATTTCAGTTTTGTCCTGGTTGCTTGAGTGAAATTAAATCTGTCGAAAATACAAATTGTTGTAATTTATGTAAAGCCGAATTAATTGAAGGTGAAAATGCACCGCAGTTATTAAGAATGCGTAACGAAATCCAAGTGCAATTAAATGAGTCTAAATATATTTTGGATCATAAAAATGATGAGCTCAAAAAGCACAAAAAAGAATCACCACGATTAAGGAAAGATGTAAAAAGACTCGAAGATGAGTATTCATCTATATCACAAAATTGGCAAACAGCATACGAGATTGAAGTTGAAAAAATATCAAGAGAGTTAGGAGCAGTGGAGGCAGCTATAGATCAGGCTTATGAGCATCAGAAACTAAATACAGTTATTTTAGAATTAGAGAAAAGTAGAAGTGATCTCGAATCTGAAAAAGAAAGGTTAATAAGCTATATTGAATCCTTGGAACTAAAAGAAGATAGTTTAAAATTAGATGTGGCAAAATTAATTGAGTCTAATACTATTAGGCTTCTGAGGTTAGATTTGCCTTTACAGGCTGAGTTTATTGATGCTAAACAAGTTAAGTTTAGTTTTGAAGATAATTCAGTCTCTGTTAATGGTTCTAAAAATTTCTCTGAGAGCTCTGCTGTTATCTTACGTCACGTTTTTCACTTAGCTTTACTTAGTGCATCCATGAATAAAGAGTATATGCGCCTCCCTAGATTTATGATGCTTGATGGAATAGATGATGGTGGTATGGAGAAAGGTCGAAGCCATAATTTGCAAAAAATAATTGTTGAGGAAACAGCAAATTATCAGCATGATTTTCAATTAATCTTTGCAACATCAGAGATAAATCCTGAATATGAAGACACTAATTTAACCGTTGGTCGATATTATAATCCAGAGGCCAGGTCATTAGAGTTAAGTTTAGTTGGCATTGAGCCAAGTTTATTAGATACAGATTCAGCTTAA
- a CDS encoding replication protein produces MRPSDLLLDFGRPVAYYPGLVKRFGSVNAVIFFSQIFYWQDKTDSELGVYKSSEDITAETGLSYREQLTARKHLVKRGILIETDRRLEHKIYYRIDCEQLDQIMTQPIDNLPNAQSAIGESHYGDLAKQQNEQPPQDKFDGGGETNPQFDPTEITTESTTENTNGTSGRADEPNPSSKIKLDYGSILEAYHCILPDMPSVKVMTDARKRMLRNFWLKFKFNQERWENYLSYISNHCRWMTEDRDNGRGGLWRRKNLDYLITERCYVAVKEERANDK; encoded by the coding sequence ATGAGACCATCAGATTTGTTGCTCGATTTTGGGCGGCCAGTGGCTTACTACCCTGGTCTAGTTAAACGCTTTGGTAGCGTCAATGCGGTGATATTTTTCAGCCAGATATTTTATTGGCAGGATAAAACTGATTCCGAATTAGGGGTCTATAAGTCTTCTGAGGATATTACGGCCGAAACGGGGTTAAGCTATCGTGAGCAACTCACGGCAAGAAAACATCTTGTGAAACGTGGGATTTTAATTGAAACGGATAGGCGTCTAGAACACAAAATATATTACCGTATAGATTGCGAGCAACTTGACCAAATTATGACACAACCTATTGATAATCTCCCAAATGCGCAAAGCGCAATCGGGGAAAGTCACTATGGGGATTTGGCGAAACAACAAAATGAACAGCCGCCACAAGACAAATTCGACGGTGGCGGTGAAACAAATCCGCAGTTCGATCCTACAGAGATTACAACAGAGAGTACTACAGAGAATACTAATGGTACGTCAGGTCGTGCTGACGAACCCAATCCATCATCAAAAATAAAATTAGATTATGGCTCTATCCTTGAGGCTTATCACTGCATTCTGCCTGATATGCCATCGGTTAAAGTGATGACTGATGCACGAAAACGGATGCTGAGAAACTTTTGGCTAAAATTTAAATTTAACCAGGAACGTTGGGAAAATTACTTGTCGTACATTTCGAATCATTGTCGCTGGATGACTGAAGATCGTGATAACGGCCGAGGAGGTTTATGGCGACGCAAAAACTTGGATTACCTGATCACTGAACGCTGCTACGTGGCGGTCAAGGAGGAGCGAGCCAATGACAAATAA
- a CDS encoding excisionase codes for MLYECLPISAYCNMYGETPESINKRIQRQYWIVGVHVLKVEGSKERWIDIAEVNKWARKNKQATHYQEG; via the coding sequence ATGTTATATGAATGTTTGCCTATTTCCGCGTACTGCAATATGTACGGAGAAACACCAGAGTCCATTAATAAGCGCATACAACGGCAATATTGGATAGTCGGTGTACATGTTTTAAAAGTTGAAGGTTCAAAAGAACGTTGGATTGATATTGCTGAGGTGAATAAGTGGGCGCGAAAAAACAAACAGGCTACGCACTACCAAGAGGGGTAA
- a CDS encoding ABC-three component system protein: MFTTPRAQIHTQQTGNRVDNGSIVAGDQHNHIYGNSKVNRELLELYERLRNDDFGERSAQFNEKLNHYFTAQNETDVRGLDAKLTDSNREDLLFAAKMFKQQATMAIMKKQTSKSAQRIFVILLDRIYFDFLMKVNPLIHNDSDRITVDSKITEIIETLYETLGENPLELTPTDLLGLLFFLGGNCHIRWDKC; this comes from the coding sequence GTGTTTACAACTCCTCGAGCACAGATACATACACAACAAACTGGGAATCGTGTTGATAATGGTAGCATTGTTGCAGGTGACCAGCATAACCATATCTATGGTAACTCTAAGGTTAATAGAGAGTTACTTGAGCTCTACGAGCGCTTGAGAAATGATGATTTTGGTGAGCGTAGCGCTCAATTCAATGAAAAGCTTAATCATTATTTCACTGCTCAAAATGAAACGGATGTAAGGGGGTTAGACGCTAAGCTTACTGATAGTAATAGAGAAGATTTGTTGTTTGCCGCAAAGATGTTTAAGCAGCAAGCAACTATGGCTATTATGAAAAAGCAAACATCCAAATCAGCTCAGAGAATATTCGTAATTCTTCTTGATAGAATATATTTTGATTTTCTAATGAAAGTTAACCCATTAATTCATAATGACAGTGATCGTATTACTGTCGATTCAAAAATTACAGAAATAATTGAAACCCTATATGAAACTCTAGGGGAAAATCCTCTAGAATTAACACCAACAGATTTGTTGGGTTTATTATTTTTTCTGGGGGGGAATTGTCATATAAGGTGGGATAAATGTTAA
- a CDS encoding IS3 family transposase (programmed frameshift), which translates to MKKRNFSAEFRRESAQLVVDQNYTVADAAKAMNVGLSTLTRWVKQLRDERAGKTPKASPITPEQIEIRELKKKIQRIEMENEIFKKGYRALDVRLPEQVSVIGKLRAHYPVATLCCVFGVHRSSYRYRENRPDNPDGRRAVLRSQVQELHGLSHGSAGARSIAVMATHRGFRMGRWLAGRLMKEMGLVSCQQPVHRYKRGGHEHIAIPNHLERQFAVTEPNQVWCGDVTYIWTGKRWAYLAVVLDLFARKPVGWAMSFSPDSKLTTKALEMAWEIRNKPSGLMFHSDQGSHYTSRQFRQLLWRYRIKQSMSRRGNCWDNSPMERFFRSLKNEWVPVTGYISFSEAAHAITDYIVGYYSEVRPHEYNGGLPPNESENQYRKNSKTVANFS; encoded by the exons ATGAAAAAACGAAATTTCAGTGCAGAATTCAGACGTGAATCAGCCCAGCTGGTTGTGGATCAGAACTATACAGTTGCAGATGCCGCGAAAGCCATGAATGTCGGGCTTTCCACCTTGACGCGGTGGGTAAAGCAATTACGGGACGAACGGGCAGGCAAAACACCGAAAGCATCCCCTATCACGCCGGAACAAATTGAGATACGTGAGCTGAAGAAAAAAATTCAACGTATTGAAATGGAAAACGAAATAT TTAAAAAAGGCTACCGCGCTCTTGATGTCAGACTCCCTGAACAGGTCTCGGTGATCGGGAAACTCAGAGCGCATTATCCTGTGGCCACTCTTTGCTGCGTGTTCGGAGTTCACCGCAGCAGCTATAGATACCGGGAAAACCGGCCTGACAATCCGGACGGCAGGAGAGCCGTATTACGTAGTCAGGTTCAGGAGCTGCACGGCCTCAGTCATGGCTCAGCAGGTGCAAGAAGTATCGCTGTAATGGCAACACACAGGGGCTTCCGGATGGGACGATGGCTTGCCGGACGGCTAATGAAGGAGATGGGGCTGGTGAGCTGTCAGCAGCCTGTTCACCGGTATAAACGTGGCGGTCATGAACACATTGCTATCCCGAACCACCTTGAGCGACAGTTCGCAGTGACAGAGCCCAATCAGGTATGGTGCGGCGACGTAACGTATATCTGGACCGGTAAACGCTGGGCATACCTGGCCGTTGTACTCGACCTGTTCGCAAGGAAACCCGTGGGCTGGGCAATGTCATTTTCTCCGGACAGCAAACTGACCACCAAAGCGCTGGAAATGGCATGGGAAATACGAAATAAGCCATCCGGGCTCATGTTCCACAGTGATCAGGGTAGCCACTATACAAGCAGGCAGTTCCGACAGTTACTGTGGCGATACCGGATAAAACAAAGTATGAGTAGGCGTGGTAACTGCTGGGATAACAGCCCGATGGAACGCTTCTTCAGAAGTCTGAAAAATGAGTGGGTGCCGGTGACCGGCTACATCAGCTTCAGTGAAGCAGCCCATGCAATAACGGATTATATCGTCGGGTATTACAGCGAAGTCAGGCCGCATGAATATAACGGTGGATTACCACCAAACGAATCAGAAAACCAATACCGGAAAAACTCTAAAACCGTGGCCAATTTTAGTTGA